Proteins encoded by one window of Bactrocera oleae isolate idBacOlea1 chromosome 4, idBacOlea1, whole genome shotgun sequence:
- the EndoB gene encoding endophilin-B1 isoform X2, giving the protein MNINLPNFNVKNLVKEAGSTLSRVVQLTEEKLGTTERTEYDNEFQNLAERADITKTWTEKIVRDTETVLIPNPQNRIEDFIFEKIEKTKPQRLSNLEHLALDMIEAGGDFGQDLPYGQALIKVGQAEQKLGQCERDFIASSGICFTQPLRKFLEGEMKTITKERGILETKRLDLDACKNRVKKARSMLGQQAAERDLRVAQAEFDRQSEITKVLLEGISTSQASHLRHLHAFVETQVRYYKHCMDAMNNLQRDLANLGGPTPYVPIDMYNDNDGSVTGGIGNAGGGAGAGVATGSGARRRNPGDPLLNADQMRRARVLCAYDAKDHTELNLNANEVIFVSECSPVNPDYMYGKQGLLKGLVPRAFLEMLDDEENDTYAGNNDY; this is encoded by the exons atgaatataaatttaccaaattttaatgTGAAAAATCTGGTGAAGGAGGCGGGGAGTACTCTGTCCAGAGTGGTGCAG CTAACGGAAGAAAAACTCGGCACCACAGAGCGCACCGAGTACGATAATGAATTCCAGAATCTAGCTGAACGTGCCGATATAACCAAGACATGGACAGAAAAGATAGTGCGCGATACCGAGACAGTATTAATACCGAATCCACAAAATCGCATAgaagattttatttttgaaaaaatcgaaaaaactaAACCACAACGACTGAGCAATTTAGAGCACTTGGCTTTAGATATGATAGAGGCCGGTGGAGATTTCGGACAAGATTTACCATACGGTCAAGCTTTAATAAAAGTTGGTCAAGCCGAACAGAAACTAGGACAATGTGAACGCGATTTTATTGCATCCTCTGGCATATGTTTCACTCAACCTTTGCGTAAATTCTTAGagggtgaaatgaaaacaattacGAAGGAACGTGGTATATTAGAAACTAAACG TCTTGACTTGGATGCTTGCAAAAATCGGGTTAAGAAAGCAAGAAGTATGTTAGGACAACAGGCG GCCGAACGTGACTTGCGTGTCGCACAGGCGGAATTCGATCGTCAGTCGGAGATTACCAAAGTATTGCTTGAGGGTATCAGCACTTCACAGGCATCTCATTTAAGACATTTGCATGCATTTGTTGAGACACAGGTGCGTTATTACAAGCATTGCATGGATGCGATGAACAATTTGCAACGCGATTTGGCTAA TTTGGGAGGCCCCACCCCATACGTACCGATCGATATGTACAACGATAATGATGGTAGTGTCACTGGTGGCATTGGCAACGCTGGCGGTGGTGCTGGCGCCGGTGTGGCTACTGGCAGCGGTGCTAGAAGACGCAACCCAGGCGATCCGTTATTGAATGCTGATCAAATGCGACGCGCACGTGTCCTATGCGCTTACGATGCAAAAGATCACACCgaattgaatttaaatgctaacGAG GTAATATTCGTAAGCGAATGCTCACCTGTAAATCCGGATTACATGTACGGCAAGCAGGGCTTATTGAAGGGACTGGTGCCACGCGCATTTCTCGAAATGCTCGATGACGAAGAAAATGACACGTATGCAGGCAATAATGATTATTAA
- the EndoB gene encoding endophilin-B1 isoform X3, whose translation MNINLPNFNVKNLVKEAGSTLSRVVQLTEEKLGTTERTEYDNEFQNLAERADITKTWTEKIVRDTETVLIPNPQNRIEDFIFEKIEKTKPQRLSNLEHLALDMIEAGGDFGQDLPYGQALIKVGQAEQKLGQCERDFIASSGICFTQPLRKFLEGEMKTITKERGILETKRLDLDACKNRVKKARSMLGQQAKDGVSPEAVLEQAERDLRVAQAEFDRQSEITKVLLEGISTSQASHLRHLHAFVETQVRYYKHCMDAMNNLQRDLAKLRPAKPRLRINSEDVDGPPNSVMLSNIHATYNSNETHELKEVDDNDDLNNSTTQILEQYDIEFDTSAITSVIFVSECSPVNPDYMYGKQGLLKGLVPRAFLEMLDDEENDTYAGNNDY comes from the exons atgaatataaatttaccaaattttaatgTGAAAAATCTGGTGAAGGAGGCGGGGAGTACTCTGTCCAGAGTGGTGCAG CTAACGGAAGAAAAACTCGGCACCACAGAGCGCACCGAGTACGATAATGAATTCCAGAATCTAGCTGAACGTGCCGATATAACCAAGACATGGACAGAAAAGATAGTGCGCGATACCGAGACAGTATTAATACCGAATCCACAAAATCGCATAgaagattttatttttgaaaaaatcgaaaaaactaAACCACAACGACTGAGCAATTTAGAGCACTTGGCTTTAGATATGATAGAGGCCGGTGGAGATTTCGGACAAGATTTACCATACGGTCAAGCTTTAATAAAAGTTGGTCAAGCCGAACAGAAACTAGGACAATGTGAACGCGATTTTATTGCATCCTCTGGCATATGTTTCACTCAACCTTTGCGTAAATTCTTAGagggtgaaatgaaaacaattacGAAGGAACGTGGTATATTAGAAACTAAACG TCTTGACTTGGATGCTTGCAAAAATCGGGTTAAGAAAGCAAGAAGTATGTTAGGACAACAGGCG AAAGATGGTGTCTCCCCAGAGGCAGTACTTGAGCAG GCCGAACGTGACTTGCGTGTCGCACAGGCGGAATTCGATCGTCAGTCGGAGATTACCAAAGTATTGCTTGAGGGTATCAGCACTTCACAGGCATCTCATTTAAGACATTTGCATGCATTTGTTGAGACACAGGTGCGTTATTACAAGCATTGCATGGATGCGATGAACAATTTGCAACGCGATTTGGCTAA ACTACGTCCCGCAAAGCCACGACTACGCATAAACAGCGAAGATGTGGATGGGCCTCCCAACAGCGTAATGCTTTCAAATATCCATGCAACGTATAACAGTAACGAAACACATGAACTTAAAGAAGTCGATGATAAtgatgatttaaataatt CAACAACACAAATTTTAGAACAATATGATATTGAATTTGATACCAGTGCTATAACTTCA GTAATATTCGTAAGCGAATGCTCACCTGTAAATCCGGATTACATGTACGGCAAGCAGGGCTTATTGAAGGGACTGGTGCCACGCGCATTTCTCGAAATGCTCGATGACGAAGAAAATGACACGTATGCAGGCAATAATGATTATTAA
- the EndoB gene encoding endophilin-B1 isoform X4 — protein MNINLPNFNVKNLVKEAGSTLSRVVQLTEEKLGTTERTEYDNEFQNLAERADITKTWTEKIVRDTETVLIPNPQNRIEDFIFEKIEKTKPQRLSNLEHLALDMIEAGGDFGQDLPYGQALIKVGQAEQKLGQCERDFIASSGICFTQPLRKFLEGEMKTITKERGILETKRLDLDACKNRVKKARSMLGQQAAERDLRVAQAEFDRQSEITKVLLEGISTSQASHLRHLHAFVETQVRYYKHCMDAMNNLQRDLAKLRPAKPRLRINSEDVDGPPNSVMLSNIHATYNSNETHELKEVDDNDDLNNSTTQILEQYDIEFDTSAITSVIFVSECSPVNPDYMYGKQGLLKGLVPRAFLEMLDDEENDTYAGNNDY, from the exons atgaatataaatttaccaaattttaatgTGAAAAATCTGGTGAAGGAGGCGGGGAGTACTCTGTCCAGAGTGGTGCAG CTAACGGAAGAAAAACTCGGCACCACAGAGCGCACCGAGTACGATAATGAATTCCAGAATCTAGCTGAACGTGCCGATATAACCAAGACATGGACAGAAAAGATAGTGCGCGATACCGAGACAGTATTAATACCGAATCCACAAAATCGCATAgaagattttatttttgaaaaaatcgaaaaaactaAACCACAACGACTGAGCAATTTAGAGCACTTGGCTTTAGATATGATAGAGGCCGGTGGAGATTTCGGACAAGATTTACCATACGGTCAAGCTTTAATAAAAGTTGGTCAAGCCGAACAGAAACTAGGACAATGTGAACGCGATTTTATTGCATCCTCTGGCATATGTTTCACTCAACCTTTGCGTAAATTCTTAGagggtgaaatgaaaacaattacGAAGGAACGTGGTATATTAGAAACTAAACG TCTTGACTTGGATGCTTGCAAAAATCGGGTTAAGAAAGCAAGAAGTATGTTAGGACAACAGGCG GCCGAACGTGACTTGCGTGTCGCACAGGCGGAATTCGATCGTCAGTCGGAGATTACCAAAGTATTGCTTGAGGGTATCAGCACTTCACAGGCATCTCATTTAAGACATTTGCATGCATTTGTTGAGACACAGGTGCGTTATTACAAGCATTGCATGGATGCGATGAACAATTTGCAACGCGATTTGGCTAA ACTACGTCCCGCAAAGCCACGACTACGCATAAACAGCGAAGATGTGGATGGGCCTCCCAACAGCGTAATGCTTTCAAATATCCATGCAACGTATAACAGTAACGAAACACATGAACTTAAAGAAGTCGATGATAAtgatgatttaaataatt CAACAACACAAATTTTAGAACAATATGATATTGAATTTGATACCAGTGCTATAACTTCA GTAATATTCGTAAGCGAATGCTCACCTGTAAATCCGGATTACATGTACGGCAAGCAGGGCTTATTGAAGGGACTGGTGCCACGCGCATTTCTCGAAATGCTCGATGACGAAGAAAATGACACGTATGCAGGCAATAATGATTATTAA
- the EndoB gene encoding endophilin-B1 isoform X1, giving the protein MNINLPNFNVKNLVKEAGSTLSRVVQLTEEKLGTTERTEYDNEFQNLAERADITKTWTEKIVRDTETVLIPNPQNRIEDFIFEKIEKTKPQRLSNLEHLALDMIEAGGDFGQDLPYGQALIKVGQAEQKLGQCERDFIASSGICFTQPLRKFLEGEMKTITKERGILETKRLDLDACKNRVKKARSMLGQQAKDGVSPEAVLEQAERDLRVAQAEFDRQSEITKVLLEGISTSQASHLRHLHAFVETQVRYYKHCMDAMNNLQRDLANLGGPTPYVPIDMYNDNDGSVTGGIGNAGGGAGAGVATGSGARRRNPGDPLLNADQMRRARVLCAYDAKDHTELNLNANEVIFVSECSPVNPDYMYGKQGLLKGLVPRAFLEMLDDEENDTYAGNNDY; this is encoded by the exons atgaatataaatttaccaaattttaatgTGAAAAATCTGGTGAAGGAGGCGGGGAGTACTCTGTCCAGAGTGGTGCAG CTAACGGAAGAAAAACTCGGCACCACAGAGCGCACCGAGTACGATAATGAATTCCAGAATCTAGCTGAACGTGCCGATATAACCAAGACATGGACAGAAAAGATAGTGCGCGATACCGAGACAGTATTAATACCGAATCCACAAAATCGCATAgaagattttatttttgaaaaaatcgaaaaaactaAACCACAACGACTGAGCAATTTAGAGCACTTGGCTTTAGATATGATAGAGGCCGGTGGAGATTTCGGACAAGATTTACCATACGGTCAAGCTTTAATAAAAGTTGGTCAAGCCGAACAGAAACTAGGACAATGTGAACGCGATTTTATTGCATCCTCTGGCATATGTTTCACTCAACCTTTGCGTAAATTCTTAGagggtgaaatgaaaacaattacGAAGGAACGTGGTATATTAGAAACTAAACG TCTTGACTTGGATGCTTGCAAAAATCGGGTTAAGAAAGCAAGAAGTATGTTAGGACAACAGGCG AAAGATGGTGTCTCCCCAGAGGCAGTACTTGAGCAG GCCGAACGTGACTTGCGTGTCGCACAGGCGGAATTCGATCGTCAGTCGGAGATTACCAAAGTATTGCTTGAGGGTATCAGCACTTCACAGGCATCTCATTTAAGACATTTGCATGCATTTGTTGAGACACAGGTGCGTTATTACAAGCATTGCATGGATGCGATGAACAATTTGCAACGCGATTTGGCTAA TTTGGGAGGCCCCACCCCATACGTACCGATCGATATGTACAACGATAATGATGGTAGTGTCACTGGTGGCATTGGCAACGCTGGCGGTGGTGCTGGCGCCGGTGTGGCTACTGGCAGCGGTGCTAGAAGACGCAACCCAGGCGATCCGTTATTGAATGCTGATCAAATGCGACGCGCACGTGTCCTATGCGCTTACGATGCAAAAGATCACACCgaattgaatttaaatgctaacGAG GTAATATTCGTAAGCGAATGCTCACCTGTAAATCCGGATTACATGTACGGCAAGCAGGGCTTATTGAAGGGACTGGTGCCACGCGCATTTCTCGAAATGCTCGATGACGAAGAAAATGACACGTATGCAGGCAATAATGATTATTAA